Proteins encoded in a region of the Mycolicibacterium neoaurum genome:
- a CDS encoding alpha/beta hydrolase, which translates to MAASSPDALSGAAAQLKTKIGQVDSLIAGQRSALGDLAGGWQGTASRAAQARGEQNTARLTELRDRLQTIATTLEGGGTNMAPLRQAIVDLTSQAAALGAIVGADGTVAPSGSGPMTPEVAAAYSTALKTMLTQFGAVDQATSEGIHGATPLSTSGELPTETPTRPDIEELKPPEGATDTEVNQWWDGLSPQDQARIIAEKPEWVGNLDGVPGTARDQANRNRLAQLRKDPNLTAEERGTIAAVDDAMSKPDRQLLVLDFDGEHPKVAVASGNVDTADHVSVYVPGTGSVPYDKPNAGNDLPTYIEQSEWLRTETERVLDNAGKSDETVATVAWLGYEPPANLAQAGSAHYADDNAPELASFINGLDSSRDTDPHLTVLGHSYGSTLASEALQRGTAADDVVFMGSPGLETNPLQFFDNVTPADLHLAEGNVFVQHAENDVVANLGRYGGAIPSSLPGFIDLSTNAEATPLGQRNQSTGHSEYSFVDTTALYNQAVVVAGLGQDDRYVKVED; encoded by the coding sequence GTGGCTGCCAGCAGCCCCGACGCGTTGTCCGGCGCGGCCGCGCAGCTGAAAACCAAGATCGGCCAAGTCGATTCCCTCATCGCCGGCCAGCGGAGCGCCCTGGGCGATCTGGCCGGCGGCTGGCAGGGCACCGCGTCGCGGGCAGCACAAGCCCGGGGTGAACAGAACACCGCCCGGTTGACCGAGCTGCGGGACCGCCTGCAGACCATCGCGACCACGCTCGAGGGCGGCGGTACCAACATGGCACCGCTGCGCCAGGCGATCGTCGACCTCACCAGCCAGGCCGCTGCGCTGGGTGCGATCGTCGGCGCCGACGGCACCGTCGCACCGTCCGGCAGCGGGCCGATGACACCGGAGGTCGCCGCCGCGTACAGCACTGCGCTGAAGACGATGCTGACGCAGTTCGGCGCTGTTGACCAGGCCACCTCCGAGGGCATTCACGGTGCCACTCCGCTGAGCACATCCGGCGAGTTGCCCACCGAGACGCCGACCCGACCCGATATCGAGGAGCTGAAGCCCCCCGAGGGCGCCACCGATACCGAGGTCAATCAGTGGTGGGACGGTCTCAGCCCGCAGGACCAGGCACGCATCATCGCCGAGAAACCCGAGTGGGTCGGCAATCTGGACGGGGTGCCCGGCACCGCGCGCGATCAGGCGAACCGGAATCGGCTGGCACAGTTGCGCAAGGATCCGAACCTCACCGCCGAGGAACGCGGCACCATCGCGGCCGTCGACGATGCGATGTCCAAGCCGGACCGCCAGCTGCTGGTGCTGGACTTCGACGGTGAACATCCGAAGGTGGCGGTGGCCTCCGGCAACGTCGACACGGCCGACCATGTCAGCGTCTACGTCCCCGGCACCGGATCGGTCCCCTACGACAAACCGAATGCCGGCAATGACCTGCCCACCTATATCGAACAATCCGAATGGCTGCGCACCGAGACCGAGCGGGTGCTGGATAACGCCGGCAAGAGCGACGAAACCGTCGCGACCGTCGCCTGGCTCGGCTACGAACCGCCCGCCAACCTGGCTCAGGCCGGCAGCGCCCACTATGCCGACGACAACGCACCCGAACTAGCGTCGTTCATCAACGGCCTGGACAGCTCGCGCGACACCGACCCGCACCTGACCGTGCTGGGCCACTCCTACGGATCGACACTGGCCAGCGAGGCGCTGCAGCGCGGCACCGCCGCGGACGATGTCGTCTTCATGGGTTCCCCCGGACTGGAGACCAACCCGTTGCAGTTCTTCGACAATGTGACTCCCGCGGACCTGCATCTGGCCGAAGGCAATGTCTTCGTCCAGCACGCCGAGAACGATGTGGTGGCCAACCTCGGTAGATACGGCGGCGCCATCCCGTCCTCGCTGCCGGGATTCATCGACCTGTCCACCAACGCCGAGGCCACCCCGCTGGGCCAGCGAAACCAGTCCACCGGCCACAGCGAGTACTCGTTCGTCGACACCACTGCCCTGTACAACCAGGCGGTGGTGGTGGCCGGACTGGGACAGGACGACCGATACGTGAAGGTGGAGGATTGA
- a CDS encoding LppA family lipoprotein, which yields MWRTLITLLLAVLLTGCGPMFESEYQGPAEGDSGHGSPAELGVLLERRDAEEVLADRDRMIGEMTAELSRIVPGSRWLPNRDERSTHCGDFGSTDGNIYFSRNYVSEVPVSAAMWPQAAQAVIDIAARYGFTDVTGRTENPTDDQAKDLTISDAYSGRVAFGSMVAASLQVTTGCYLTAEAKRKAREAAPS from the coding sequence ATGTGGCGCACGCTGATCACACTCCTGCTGGCGGTGCTGCTGACGGGGTGCGGGCCGATGTTTGAGTCCGAATACCAGGGCCCGGCCGAGGGCGACAGCGGCCACGGCAGTCCCGCCGAACTCGGCGTCCTGCTGGAACGCCGCGATGCGGAGGAGGTGCTGGCCGACCGGGACCGGATGATCGGTGAGATGACCGCTGAGCTCAGCCGGATCGTGCCGGGATCGCGCTGGCTGCCCAATCGCGACGAACGCAGCACCCACTGCGGCGATTTCGGCTCCACCGACGGCAACATCTATTTCAGTCGCAACTACGTCTCCGAAGTACCTGTCTCGGCCGCCATGTGGCCGCAGGCCGCCCAGGCCGTCATCGATATCGCGGCGCGGTACGGGTTCACCGATGTCACCGGCCGCACCGAGAACCCGACCGACGACCAGGCCAAAGATCTGACCATCAGCGATGCCTACAGCGGACGGGTGGCCTTCGGATCGATGGTGGCCGCATCGCTACAGGTGACCACCGGCTGCTATCTGACGGCCGAGGCCAAGCGCAAGGCGCGCGAGGCCGCGCCGAGTTAG
- a CDS encoding TetR/AcrR family transcriptional regulator yields MTGSERRQQLIEIAKSLFAERGFDGTSIEEVAQRANVSKPVVYEHFGGKEGLYAVVVDREMSTLLDGITSSLVKNRSRVRIELVALALLTYVEEHTDGFRILVRDSPAALTSGTYATLLNDAANQVASILAGDFSRRGLDPDLAPLYAQALVGSVSMTAQWWLDVREPKKEVVAAHVVNVVWNGLTHLEADPQLHAE; encoded by the coding sequence ATGACCGGCAGTGAACGCCGTCAGCAGCTCATCGAGATCGCCAAGTCGCTGTTCGCCGAGCGGGGATTCGACGGCACCTCCATCGAGGAGGTCGCCCAGCGGGCCAATGTCTCCAAACCCGTGGTGTACGAGCATTTCGGGGGTAAGGAAGGCCTCTACGCCGTCGTCGTCGACCGCGAGATGTCGACGCTGCTGGACGGCATCACCTCCTCGCTGGTGAAGAACCGGTCGCGGGTCCGGATCGAACTGGTGGCCCTTGCACTGCTGACCTACGTCGAGGAACACACCGACGGGTTCCGCATCCTGGTCCGCGATTCGCCGGCGGCGCTCACCTCGGGCACCTACGCGACACTGCTCAACGACGCCGCCAACCAGGTCGCCTCGATCCTGGCCGGCGATTTCTCCCGTCGCGGTCTGGATCCCGATCTGGCGCCGCTGTACGCGCAGGCGCTGGTCGGGTCGGTGTCGATGACCGCGCAATGGTGGCTCGATGTCCGCGAACCCAAGAAGGAAGTGGTGGCCGCGCACGTGGTGAACGTGGTGTGGAACGGGCTCACCCATCTGGAGGCCGACCCGCAGCTGCACGCGGAGTGA